The following are from one region of the Myxocyprinus asiaticus isolate MX2 ecotype Aquarium Trade chromosome 2, UBuf_Myxa_2, whole genome shotgun sequence genome:
- the LOC127416018 gene encoding iroquois-class homeodomain protein IRX-6-like isoform X1 encodes MVTKEAAMSFSQFGYPYNATSQFFVSANPSTTCCESISRSVTEGSSASQTAASFCCPSYENRLLASTRTELNAALGMYGSPYAAAAAAAGQNYANYFPYNADPSVIYSSLNPQYDIKEGSGSLHGTITQPAAYYPYDHSLGQYQYDRYGTVDFNGSTRRKNATRETTSSLKTWLYEHRKNPYPTKGEKIMLAIITKMTLTQVSTWFANARRRLKKENKMTWSPKNKAGDDINKTDPDSITKDSKDSKDERDLQFSDLDDIEDEDCDKLDSDCEKSGQDDLLTSSPPKRDCNPDLPLHSNFTYFPCGLKSLGPVNPDHLDPLGPKPHQQQSSPQSTSTSTVALSHCEVSEKPRIWSLARTAAAGVVLGTQHGDARTEPVDCQMQGVRLPTVGGGQSRDLSNIESLYQEGLHGIHKGYSSGSYKTLQLHSSTYPVLTESCQYSSMEGFQSAGKTETEPTELNDTCPVLQDAKTTAFRPVIKRTAEMPLNAGTFL; translated from the exons ATGGTTACAAAAGAAGCAGCTATGTCTTTCTCGCAGTTTGGATATCCTTACAATGCAACTTCTCAG TTTTTCGTCTCGGCAAACCCCAGTACGACTTGCTGCGAATCGATTTCCAGGTCGGTGACTGAAGGATCGAGCGCGTCTCAGACAGCAGCCTCCTTCTGCTGTCCCTCCTATGAGAACCGGCTGCTGGCGAGCACACGGACGGAGCTCAACGCCGCGCTCGGGATGTACGGCTCTCCGTATGCAGCAGCAGCGGCCGCAGCCGGCCAGAACTACGCCAACTATTTCCCGTACAACGCCGACCCCTCGGTCATCTACTCCAGCCTG AACCCACAATATGATATTAAAGAGGGGTCAGGAAGCCTTCATGGCACTATAACCCAACCCGCTGCCTACTATCCATATGACCACTCACTGGGACAGTACCAGTATGACAG GTATGGGACAGTTGATTTTAATGGGTCAACACGGAGAAAGAACGCCACGCGTGAGACAACAAGCAGTCTTAAAACATGGCTTTATGAACACCGGAAAAACCCATATCCTACAAAGGGTGAGAAGATCATGCTGGCCATCATCACCAAAATGACTCTCACTCAAGTGTCCACCTGGTTTGCCAATGCTAGAAGGAGATTAAAGAAAGAGAATAAGATGACCTGGTCCCCCAAAAACAAAGCAGGGGATGATATCAATAAGACTGACCCAGACAGCATTACCAAAG ACTCCAAAGATAGTAAGGATGAGCGGGACCTGCAGTTCAGTGACCTGGATGACATTGAGGATGAGGACTGTGACAAGCTGGACAGTGACTGTGAGAAATCGGGTCAGGATGACCTCCTGACTTCCTCCCCTCCAAAGAGAGACTGTAACCCTGACCTCCCTCTCCACTCTAACTTCACCTATTTTCCCTGTGGCCTAAAGAGTTTGGGGCCTGTGAACCCTGACCACCTGGATCCTCTGGGCCCCAAACCACACCAACAGCAGTCATCACCTCAGTCCACCTCTACAAGCACTGTGGCACTCTCTCACTGTGAGGTATCAGAGAAACCCCGGATCTGGTCACTAGCACGCACAGCCGCTGCAGGGGTTGTTTTAGGCACGCAGCATGGAGATGCACGGACTGAGCCTGTGGACTGTCAGATGCAGGGAGTCAGGTTGCCCACAGTCGGAGGAGGGCAGAGTAGGGACCTGAGCAATATTGAAAGCCTTTACCAGGAAGGACTGCATGGGATACATAAGGGATACAGTAGTGGAAGCTACAAGACCCTACAGCTACACTCTTCGACCTATCCTGTACTGACAGAATCCTGCCAGTACTCCTCAATGGAAG gCTTCCAAAGTGCAGGAAAGACAGAGACAGAACCCACCGAGCTCAATGACACATGTCCAGTACTGCAGGATGCTAAGACCACTGCATTCAGACCTGTGATAAAGAG GACTGCAGAAATGCCATTAAACGCAGGGACATTTTTGTGA
- the LOC127416018 gene encoding iroquois-class homeodomain protein IRX-6-like isoform X2 produces MVTKEAAMSFSQFGYPYNATSQFFVSANPSTTCCESISRSVTEGSSASQTAASFCCPSYENRLLASTRTELNAALGMYGSPYAAAAAAAGQNYANYFPYNADPSVIYSSLNPQYDIKEGSGSLHGTITQPAAYYPYDHSLGQYQYDRYGTVDFNGSTRRKNATRETTSSLKTWLYEHRKNPYPTKGEKIMLAIITKMTLTQVSTWFANARRRLKKENKMTWSPKNKAGDDINKTDPDSITKDSKDSKDERDLQFSDLDDIEDEDCDKLDSDCEKSGQDDLLTSSPPKRDCNPDLPLHSNFTYFPCGLKSLGPVNPDHLDPLGPKPHQQQSSPQSTSTSTVALSHCEVSEKPRIWSLARTAAAGVVLGTQHGDARTEPVDCQMQGVRLPTVGGGQSRDLSNIESLYQEGLHGIHKGYSSGSYKTLQLHSSTYPVLTESCQYSSMEGFQSAGKTETEPTELNDTCPVLQDAKTTAFRPVIKR; encoded by the exons ATGGTTACAAAAGAAGCAGCTATGTCTTTCTCGCAGTTTGGATATCCTTACAATGCAACTTCTCAG TTTTTCGTCTCGGCAAACCCCAGTACGACTTGCTGCGAATCGATTTCCAGGTCGGTGACTGAAGGATCGAGCGCGTCTCAGACAGCAGCCTCCTTCTGCTGTCCCTCCTATGAGAACCGGCTGCTGGCGAGCACACGGACGGAGCTCAACGCCGCGCTCGGGATGTACGGCTCTCCGTATGCAGCAGCAGCGGCCGCAGCCGGCCAGAACTACGCCAACTATTTCCCGTACAACGCCGACCCCTCGGTCATCTACTCCAGCCTG AACCCACAATATGATATTAAAGAGGGGTCAGGAAGCCTTCATGGCACTATAACCCAACCCGCTGCCTACTATCCATATGACCACTCACTGGGACAGTACCAGTATGACAG GTATGGGACAGTTGATTTTAATGGGTCAACACGGAGAAAGAACGCCACGCGTGAGACAACAAGCAGTCTTAAAACATGGCTTTATGAACACCGGAAAAACCCATATCCTACAAAGGGTGAGAAGATCATGCTGGCCATCATCACCAAAATGACTCTCACTCAAGTGTCCACCTGGTTTGCCAATGCTAGAAGGAGATTAAAGAAAGAGAATAAGATGACCTGGTCCCCCAAAAACAAAGCAGGGGATGATATCAATAAGACTGACCCAGACAGCATTACCAAAG ACTCCAAAGATAGTAAGGATGAGCGGGACCTGCAGTTCAGTGACCTGGATGACATTGAGGATGAGGACTGTGACAAGCTGGACAGTGACTGTGAGAAATCGGGTCAGGATGACCTCCTGACTTCCTCCCCTCCAAAGAGAGACTGTAACCCTGACCTCCCTCTCCACTCTAACTTCACCTATTTTCCCTGTGGCCTAAAGAGTTTGGGGCCTGTGAACCCTGACCACCTGGATCCTCTGGGCCCCAAACCACACCAACAGCAGTCATCACCTCAGTCCACCTCTACAAGCACTGTGGCACTCTCTCACTGTGAGGTATCAGAGAAACCCCGGATCTGGTCACTAGCACGCACAGCCGCTGCAGGGGTTGTTTTAGGCACGCAGCATGGAGATGCACGGACTGAGCCTGTGGACTGTCAGATGCAGGGAGTCAGGTTGCCCACAGTCGGAGGAGGGCAGAGTAGGGACCTGAGCAATATTGAAAGCCTTTACCAGGAAGGACTGCATGGGATACATAAGGGATACAGTAGTGGAAGCTACAAGACCCTACAGCTACACTCTTCGACCTATCCTGTACTGACAGAATCCTGCCAGTACTCCTCAATGGAAG gCTTCCAAAGTGCAGGAAAGACAGAGACAGAACCCACCGAGCTCAATGACACATGTCCAGTACTGCAGGATGCTAAGACCACTGCATTCAGACCTGTGATAAAGAGGTGA
- the LOC127416018 gene encoding iroquois-class homeodomain protein IRX-6-like isoform X3, whose protein sequence is MVTKEAAMSFSQFGYPYNATSQNPQYDIKEGSGSLHGTITQPAAYYPYDHSLGQYQYDRYGTVDFNGSTRRKNATRETTSSLKTWLYEHRKNPYPTKGEKIMLAIITKMTLTQVSTWFANARRRLKKENKMTWSPKNKAGDDINKTDPDSITKDSKDSKDERDLQFSDLDDIEDEDCDKLDSDCEKSGQDDLLTSSPPKRDCNPDLPLHSNFTYFPCGLKSLGPVNPDHLDPLGPKPHQQQSSPQSTSTSTVALSHCEVSEKPRIWSLARTAAAGVVLGTQHGDARTEPVDCQMQGVRLPTVGGGQSRDLSNIESLYQEGLHGIHKGYSSGSYKTLQLHSSTYPVLTESCQYSSMEGFQSAGKTETEPTELNDTCPVLQDAKTTAFRPVIKRTAEMPLNAGTFL, encoded by the exons ATGGTTACAAAAGAAGCAGCTATGTCTTTCTCGCAGTTTGGATATCCTTACAATGCAACTTCTCAG AACCCACAATATGATATTAAAGAGGGGTCAGGAAGCCTTCATGGCACTATAACCCAACCCGCTGCCTACTATCCATATGACCACTCACTGGGACAGTACCAGTATGACAG GTATGGGACAGTTGATTTTAATGGGTCAACACGGAGAAAGAACGCCACGCGTGAGACAACAAGCAGTCTTAAAACATGGCTTTATGAACACCGGAAAAACCCATATCCTACAAAGGGTGAGAAGATCATGCTGGCCATCATCACCAAAATGACTCTCACTCAAGTGTCCACCTGGTTTGCCAATGCTAGAAGGAGATTAAAGAAAGAGAATAAGATGACCTGGTCCCCCAAAAACAAAGCAGGGGATGATATCAATAAGACTGACCCAGACAGCATTACCAAAG ACTCCAAAGATAGTAAGGATGAGCGGGACCTGCAGTTCAGTGACCTGGATGACATTGAGGATGAGGACTGTGACAAGCTGGACAGTGACTGTGAGAAATCGGGTCAGGATGACCTCCTGACTTCCTCCCCTCCAAAGAGAGACTGTAACCCTGACCTCCCTCTCCACTCTAACTTCACCTATTTTCCCTGTGGCCTAAAGAGTTTGGGGCCTGTGAACCCTGACCACCTGGATCCTCTGGGCCCCAAACCACACCAACAGCAGTCATCACCTCAGTCCACCTCTACAAGCACTGTGGCACTCTCTCACTGTGAGGTATCAGAGAAACCCCGGATCTGGTCACTAGCACGCACAGCCGCTGCAGGGGTTGTTTTAGGCACGCAGCATGGAGATGCACGGACTGAGCCTGTGGACTGTCAGATGCAGGGAGTCAGGTTGCCCACAGTCGGAGGAGGGCAGAGTAGGGACCTGAGCAATATTGAAAGCCTTTACCAGGAAGGACTGCATGGGATACATAAGGGATACAGTAGTGGAAGCTACAAGACCCTACAGCTACACTCTTCGACCTATCCTGTACTGACAGAATCCTGCCAGTACTCCTCAATGGAAG gCTTCCAAAGTGCAGGAAAGACAGAGACAGAACCCACCGAGCTCAATGACACATGTCCAGTACTGCAGGATGCTAAGACCACTGCATTCAGACCTGTGATAAAGAG GACTGCAGAAATGCCATTAAACGCAGGGACATTTTTGTGA